Proteins encoded together in one Lepisosteus oculatus isolate fLepOcu1 chromosome 2, fLepOcu1.hap2, whole genome shotgun sequence window:
- the LOC138223159 gene encoding uncharacterized protein has translation MLSTIFSLKKQIILSDNNIKEAKEFLRLTAPQHLPFITNLIRSLNSKLYQFLTTEKDKKLSHLLQKKTINTPDTLTNPNLVVTIPSDLSLSQDERSLLSKGLSFVPVPRKLDIPQTNVDLNRFYRRIRLRAHFADNSSSQAADNNPVIDVINNINPKQSCWTPSSGRFPPVDYFINQCTNQAPKALSIPSKHRSNLTQGENQALQSLRNRDDIVIKPADKGGAVVVWRKDLYIFEASRQLTDTSAYLPLQQDPTTDYQKEVVSTISLLISSNELPQEANRLIMEHPQ, from the exons atgctctctaccattttctccctcaaaaaacagattatcctttctgacaacaacatcaaagaggctaaggaatttctacggctgacagctccacaacatcttcccttcataactaacctcattagatctctcaactctaaactctaccagtttctcactacagagaaggacaaaaaactcagtcatcttctacagaagaaaaccatcaacaccccggacaccctcaccaaccctaaccttgttgtcaccataccttctgacctttccctctcacaggatgagcgatccctcctcagcaaagggctcagttttgtaccagttcccaggaagctggacatcccccagaccaatgtcgaccttaaccgcttttaccgcaggatccgtctcagagcacattttgccgacaattcctcttcacaggcagctgataacaacccggttattgatgtcattaacaacattaatcccaaacagagctgttggactccctcctctggccgttttccaccagttgattatttcatcaaccaatgcactaatcaagctcccaaggcactctctatacccagtaaacataggtctaacctcacccaaggagaaaatcaggcgctccagtctctccgcaacagggatgatatcgtcatcaaaccagcggacaaaggaggtgctgttgtggtgtggcgtaaagatctatatatctttgaagcctctagacaactaactgacacttctgcctacctccctctccaacaggaccctaccactgactaccaaaaggaagtggtatccaccatttcccttcttatcagcagcaacgagctcccccaggaggcgaaccggctcatcatggaacacccacag taa